One Helicobacter cetorum MIT 00-7128 DNA window includes the following coding sequences:
- the ispG gene encoding flavodoxin-dependent (E)-4-hydroxy-3-methylbut-2-enyl-diphosphate synthase: protein MLENRVKTKQIFIGNVAIGGDAPISVQSMTFSKTADIKSTKNQIDRLKLAGADLVRVAVSNEKDALALKELKKVSPLPLIADIHFHYKFALIASESVDAIRINPGNIGSKDKIKAVVDACKEKNIPIRIGVNAGSLEKQFDQKYGATPKGMVESALYNAKLLEDFDFTNFKISLKASDVERTMQAYRMLRPLVNYPFHLGVTEAGNLFSSSIKSAMALGGLLMEGIGDTMRVSITGELENEIKVARAILRHSGRLKEGINLISCPTCGRIEANLVDMASKVEKRLSHIKTPLDISVMGCVVNALGEAKHADMAIAFGNRSGLIIKEGKVIHKLAEKDLFETFVIEVENLAKERERSLS from the coding sequence ATGCTAGAAAACAGAGTTAAGACCAAGCAAATTTTTATTGGTAATGTTGCTATAGGGGGTGATGCCCCCATAAGTGTGCAAAGCATGACCTTTAGCAAAACCGCTGATATCAAAAGCACTAAAAATCAAATTGATAGGCTCAAACTCGCTGGGGCTGATTTAGTAAGAGTGGCGGTGAGTAATGAAAAGGACGCACTAGCTTTAAAAGAATTAAAAAAAGTGTCTCCTTTACCCTTAATTGCGGATATTCATTTCCATTATAAATTCGCTTTGATTGCAAGTGAAAGTGTAGATGCTATTAGAATTAATCCTGGAAACATCGGCTCTAAAGACAAGATTAAAGCGGTAGTTGATGCGTGCAAAGAAAAAAATATTCCTATAAGAATTGGCGTGAATGCCGGAAGTTTGGAAAAGCAATTTGACCAAAAATATGGGGCGACTCCAAAAGGTATGGTAGAAAGCGCTTTGTATAACGCAAAGCTCTTAGAAGACTTTGATTTTACCAATTTTAAGATTTCTTTAAAAGCAAGTGATGTTGAACGCACCATGCAAGCTTATAGAATGCTACGCCCATTAGTGAATTATCCTTTTCATTTAGGTGTTACAGAAGCTGGTAATCTCTTTAGCTCAAGCATAAAGAGTGCAATGGCTTTGGGGGGGCTTTTAATGGAAGGCATTGGAGATACCATGCGAGTATCTATCACAGGTGAGTTAGAAAATGAAATCAAAGTGGCTAGAGCGATTTTACGCCATAGTGGGCGTTTGAAAGAAGGGATTAATTTAATATCTTGTCCTACTTGTGGGAGAATTGAAGCGAATTTAGTAGATATGGCAAGCAAGGTAGAAAAACGCCTAAGCCATATTAAAACCCCTTTAGATATTAGTGTGATGGGCTGTGTAGTCAATGCCCTAGGCGAAGCTAAACATGCAGACATGGCGATTGCATTTGGAAATCGTAGTGGTTTGATTATTAAAGAGGGAAAAGTCATTCACAAATTAGCTGAAAAGGATTTGTTTGAAACTTTCGTAATAGAAGTGGAAAATTTAGCTAAAGAAAGAGAAAGAAGTTTAAGTTAA
- a CDS encoding 2,3,4,5-tetrahydropyridine-2,6-carboxylate N-succinyltransferase: MTNKFKNFVSNYQQSSNYKEPLGFGIARVDIAPISKKILCATYPILNWKNENLGSYAVFCNSFSKERVILESTSECVVEIDESFVLKALEFYTPFLNEAYSSKTAHKNIQVVLELQKALEENRLKNSSGEYLYRLVIIYEDKPCESVESAYMKLLALSLGKAPLRSLNLDGIFSQLSNVAWSGNKPYELEWLRENEIALKMRNNFPSIDFVDKFPRYLMQVIPEFDNIRLLDSSKTRFGAYLGTGGYTQMPGASYVNFNAGAMGVCMNEGRISSSVVVGEGTDIGGGASVLGVLSGGNNNPISIGKNCLLGANSVTGISLGDGCIIDAGIAILAGSIIEIEENEFKKLVEVNSNLEKHANNLYKGKELSGKNGMHFRLNSQNGKLIAFRSVKKITLNQSLH, encoded by the coding sequence ATGACCAATAAATTCAAAAATTTTGTGAGTAATTACCAGCAATCTAGTAACTATAAAGAGCCTTTAGGCTTTGGCATTGCAAGAGTGGATATTGCCCCTATTTCAAAAAAGATTTTATGTGCGACTTATCCGATACTCAATTGGAAAAATGAAAATCTAGGCTCTTATGCGGTGTTTTGCAATTCATTTTCTAAAGAAAGAGTGATTTTAGAGAGCACGAGTGAATGCGTAGTAGAGATAGATGAGAGTTTTGTTTTAAAAGCACTAGAATTTTATACGCCTTTTTTGAATGAAGCTTATTCCAGTAAGACAGCTCATAAAAACATTCAAGTTGTCTTAGAACTTCAAAAAGCCTTAGAAGAAAATCGTTTGAAAAATAGTAGTGGAGAGTATCTCTATCGTTTGGTTATTATCTATGAAGATAAGCCTTGTGAGAGCGTAGAGAGTGCGTATATGAAACTCTTAGCCCTATCTTTAGGTAAAGCCCCTTTGAGAAGTTTGAATTTAGATGGTATTTTTTCTCAACTTTCTAATGTGGCTTGGAGTGGTAACAAGCCTTATGAATTAGAATGGCTTAGAGAGAATGAAATAGCTCTAAAAATGCGAAATAATTTTCCTAGCATTGATTTTGTGGATAAATTCCCACGCTATCTCATGCAAGTGATTCCTGAGTTTGATAATATCCGCTTACTAGATAGCTCTAAAACTCGCTTTGGAGCGTATTTAGGAACAGGGGGTTATACCCAAATGCCCGGGGCTAGTTATGTGAATTTCAATGCGGGTGCAATGGGAGTGTGTATGAATGAAGGGCGTATCTCTTCATCAGTAGTTGTTGGCGAAGGCACTGATATTGGTGGGGGAGCGAGCGTTTTAGGCGTTTTAAGTGGGGGGAATAACAATCCCATTAGCATTGGAAAAAATTGTTTGCTAGGGGCTAATAGTGTTACAGGTATTAGCCTAGGCGATGGCTGTATTATTGATGCAGGTATTGCCATACTAGCTGGAAGTATCATAGAAATTGAAGAAAATGAGTTTAAAAAGCTTGTTGAGGTTAATAGCAATTTAGAAAAACATGCCAATAATCTTTATAAGGGCAAAGAGCTTTCAGGAAAAAATGGCATGCATTTTCGCTTGAATAGCCAAAATGGCAAGCTCATTGCTTTTAGAAGTGTGAAAAAGATTACTCTTAATCAATCGTTGCATTAA
- a CDS encoding tetratricopeptide repeat protein, translated as MMKKGLLLVVLLAVGLSGAEETPNAQTLPKQNTPPELNPTNTKGVPSPNAQINPKENSNLLDKLGSPENAETKLSAGIDLAKKGDYQGAFKLFSQSCDEGNAPGCFAVGAMYMNGVGIQVNRLKAARYYEMGCSGGDATACANLAQMYENKKNPTLSDKESALQLYAVACQGGDMVACNNLGWMYANGSGVQKDYYKAMGYYKFSCENGNDMGCYNLGLMSNVNNIYGIDKAQLNQVDLNYLACNAGDMMGCANLGWIYANGALGAPVNNHYAAKYFQIACDGGVLGSCNNLGVLYQRGLGVPQDDQRALDLFSYVCDNGLESGCNNYGNFKERLLRLNPNYGRLFMPSNSYDMP; from the coding sequence ATGATGAAAAAAGGCTTGTTGTTGGTTGTTTTGTTAGCTGTAGGGCTTAGTGGGGCTGAAGAAACTCCTAACGCTCAAACTCTACCTAAGCAAAACACGCCCCCTGAACTTAATCCCACTAATACTAAGGGTGTGCCAAGCCCTAACGCTCAAATCAATCCTAAAGAAAATTCTAATTTATTAGACAAACTAGGTTCGCCCGAAAACGCTGAGACCAAGCTTTCTGCAGGCATTGATTTAGCCAAAAAGGGGGATTATCAAGGAGCATTCAAACTCTTTAGCCAATCGTGTGATGAGGGTAATGCTCCGGGTTGTTTTGCGGTTGGGGCGATGTATATGAATGGAGTAGGTATACAAGTCAATAGGCTTAAGGCTGCTCGCTATTATGAAATGGGTTGTAGTGGGGGTGATGCGACTGCTTGTGCGAATTTAGCTCAAATGTATGAAAATAAGAAGAATCCTACTCTAAGTGATAAGGAAAGTGCGCTCCAACTTTATGCGGTAGCTTGTCAAGGAGGGGATATGGTTGCTTGTAATAATCTAGGTTGGATGTATGCTAATGGGAGTGGGGTTCAAAAAGATTATTATAAGGCAATGGGTTATTATAAATTTTCATGCGAAAATGGGAATGATATGGGGTGCTATAACTTAGGCTTAATGTCTAATGTGAATAATATTTATGGTATTGATAAAGCACAACTTAATCAAGTAGACTTGAATTACCTAGCTTGTAATGCGGGGGATATGATGGGGTGTGCGAATTTGGGCTGGATTTATGCTAATGGAGCTTTGGGAGCCCCAGTGAATAACCACTATGCGGCTAAATATTTTCAAATCGCATGTGATGGGGGGGTTTTAGGGAGTTGTAATAATTTGGGTGTCTTGTATCAAAGGGGCTTAGGCGTGCCTCAAGATGACCAAAGGGCTTTAGATTTGTTTTCATATGTGTGTGATAATGGATTGGAATCAGGGTGTAATAATTATGGGAATTTTAAAGAGCGACTACTACGCTTAAATCCTAATTATGGTCGTTTGTTTATGCCCTCTAATTCTTATGATATGCCATAA
- a CDS encoding LTA synthase family protein: MKPTLNILYILIFGLHIVFLFASSFSFKMGSLSHRVRLVDNNFLRIVTPTSLYVFLELCQDNSKKLTLKNFTPKSLDEIYQELNTKDLDTYLSHKVRGVGKKEISHVFYIVSESLSEYYFNKEFDSIGLMSGLKSLLKQENAYKMELFLQNASMTIKTLSTLMSGLIPFENVSLPRSSFLQGKKTFVTSIAPKMQELGFSTNLYYAGSSNWHNLGDFAKNQGFNHFYSYASMIDYAKKNYYPKPIENNYGLHDNILFDYILDNTYSSLKSFNLILSLSHHPTRNVNLKAFDVPTEKIERFFQNNKEQAQFFAHAYWYDKILSQFIQKARQKYPNALFIITGDHFDRNFSYPSKYPLKEHSSVPLIILSPFKLYNLKKVASHIDISPTIYELSAPYNFEYKSFGTPFYARSFFKQPFDFALGDEVVANTCMVASDNLIEEFKKSCNKTNASRALEKLNLIRALSFILFEKTP, translated from the coding sequence GTGAAACCCACTCTTAATATTTTATATATTCTTATTTTTGGTCTTCATATAGTCTTTTTGTTTGCCTCTTCTTTTAGTTTTAAAATGGGTTCATTAAGTCATAGGGTGCGTTTAGTGGATAATAATTTTTTAAGGATTGTTACGCCAACAAGTTTGTATGTGTTTTTAGAGCTTTGTCAAGATAATTCCAAGAAACTTACTTTAAAAAATTTTACCCCTAAGAGTTTAGATGAAATTTATCAAGAGCTAAATACTAAAGACTTAGATACTTATCTAAGCCATAAAGTGCGAGGCGTTGGCAAAAAAGAAATTTCGCATGTTTTTTACATTGTTTCGGAATCTTTAAGCGAATACTATTTTAATAAAGAATTTGATTCTATAGGACTTATGAGTGGATTAAAAAGTCTTTTGAAACAAGAAAATGCTTATAAAATGGAATTATTTTTGCAAAATGCAAGCATGACAATAAAAACTTTAAGCACTCTTATGAGCGGGTTAATCCCTTTTGAGAATGTATCCTTGCCACGCTCTAGTTTTTTGCAAGGGAAAAAGACTTTTGTAACAAGTATTGCTCCTAAAATGCAAGAATTGGGATTTTCAACTAATCTCTACTATGCTGGTTCATCTAATTGGCATAATTTGGGTGATTTTGCAAAAAATCAAGGATTTAATCATTTTTACTCCTATGCCTCTATGATTGATTATGCTAAAAAGAATTATTATCCTAAGCCCATAGAAAACAACTATGGATTACACGATAACATTCTTTTTGACTATATATTGGATAATACTTATTCTAGTTTAAAAAGTTTTAATTTAATTTTGAGCTTATCTCACCATCCTACTCGCAATGTTAATTTGAAAGCTTTTGATGTGCCTACTGAAAAAATAGAACGCTTTTTTCAAAATAATAAAGAGCAAGCACAATTTTTTGCCCATGCGTATTGGTATGATAAGATTTTGAGTCAATTTATCCAAAAAGCTAGACAAAAATATCCTAATGCCTTATTTATCATTACGGGCGATCATTTTGATAGAAACTTTTCCTATCCTAGCAAATACCCCTTAAAAGAGCATTCTAGTGTGCCACTTATTATTCTTTCTCCTTTTAAGCTCTATAATCTCAAAAAAGTTGCCTCACATATTGATATTAGTCCAACCATTTATGAATTGAGTGCTCCTTATAACTTTGAGTATAAAAGCTTTGGAACACCCTTTTATGCACGCTCATTTTTTAAGCAACCTTTTGATTTTGCTCTAGGTGATGAAGTGGTTGCTAATACTTGTATGGTTGCTAGTGATAACCTCATAGAAGAGTTTAAAAAGTCTTGCAACAAAACTAACGCTTCTAGGGCTTTAGAAAAGCTTAATTTGATTAGAGCTCTTTCGTTTATACTTTTTGAAAAGACGCCTTAA
- a CDS encoding M48 family metallopeptidase has protein sequence MLNDIPITIQKSKRIKTLSLSVMPSLEVILKIPYSCSQKMANDFLKNQETWLRTAFLEMKTKQYALNNRLNALQNQILVFNQEESLSKHSLLSLKKALKIYLEQQLPLIAQKMQTSYQGFNIRNNHRVLGSCSYNNRLSFALLIVCAKKEEINYVIIHELAHTIHKNHSKNFWNLVREFCPNYQILRDSLKQNMILYSQLIKRLKA, from the coding sequence ATGTTAAACGATATTCCTATAACCATTCAAAAGAGCAAAAGAATCAAAACTCTAAGCTTAAGTGTAATGCCTAGTTTAGAAGTAATTTTAAAAATCCCCTACTCTTGCTCTCAAAAAATGGCAAACGATTTTTTAAAAAACCAAGAAACTTGGTTAAGAACTGCCTTTTTAGAGATGAAAACAAAGCAATACGCTCTTAATAATCGTCTCAATGCTCTTCAAAATCAAATTTTAGTTTTTAATCAAGAAGAAAGCCTATCAAAGCATTCTTTATTGAGTCTCAAAAAAGCTTTAAAAATTTATTTAGAGCAACAACTCCCCCTAATCGCTCAAAAAATGCAAACTTCTTACCAAGGTTTTAATATTAGAAATAATCATAGGGTTTTAGGAAGTTGCTCTTATAATAATCGCTTAAGCTTTGCGCTTTTGATTGTTTGTGCTAAAAAAGAAGAAATCAATTATGTGATTATCCATGAGCTTGCTCACACTATTCATAAAAACCATTCTAAAAATTTTTGGAATTTAGTGCGAGAGTTTTGCCCCAATTACCAAATATTAAGGGACAGCTTAAAACAAAATATGATTCTTTATTCTCAACTTATTAAACGCCTAAAAGCATGA
- the rplI gene encoding 50S ribosomal protein L9, whose amino-acid sequence MKVLLLENVKNLGKAGDVCEVKDGYGNNFLIANKKAKLATNEVINKYKAEVKKKAELEALEKAQKMQMVETLQTITLKISKKVGANGSLFGAITKEEIIERLLKEHASLSLDKKDLELKQPIKSTGIYEIEVKLGAGIVGAFKIDVMAE is encoded by the coding sequence ATGAAAGTATTATTATTAGAAAATGTGAAAAATTTAGGAAAAGCCGGCGATGTTTGTGAGGTTAAAGATGGTTATGGAAATAACTTTTTAATTGCTAATAAAAAGGCTAAGCTTGCCACTAATGAAGTGATTAATAAATATAAAGCTGAAGTTAAGAAGAAGGCTGAGTTAGAGGCTTTAGAAAAAGCTCAAAAAATGCAAATGGTAGAAACCTTGCAAACCATTACGCTTAAAATTTCTAAAAAAGTTGGGGCAAATGGCTCATTATTTGGAGCAATTACTAAAGAAGAAATTATAGAGCGTTTGCTTAAAGAGCATGCGAGTTTGAGCTTGGATAAAAAAGACCTTGAGCTTAAACAACCTATCAAAAGCACCGGAATTTATGAAATTGAAGTTAAGCTTGGAGCTGGGATTGTAGGTGCGTTTAAAATTGATGTAATGGCTGAGTAG
- the hslV gene encoding ATP-dependent protease subunit HslV, whose translation MFEATTILGYRGEIDGKKYAIIGGDGQVTLGNCIVKANATKIRSLYNNQVLSGFAGSTADAFSLFDMFERILESKKGDLFKSVVDFSKEWRKDKYLRRLEAMMIVLNFEHIFILSGTGDVLEAEDGKIAAIGSGGNYALSAARALDNFAHLEPKKLVEESLKIAGNLCIYTNTNIKILEL comes from the coding sequence ATGTTTGAAGCAACAACGATTCTAGGTTATAGAGGGGAGATTGATGGCAAGAAATATGCCATTATTGGAGGTGATGGACAAGTTACTTTAGGTAATTGCATAGTAAAAGCGAATGCGACCAAGATTAGAAGTTTATACAACAATCAAGTTCTAAGCGGGTTTGCTGGAAGCACTGCTGATGCTTTTAGCTTGTTTGATATGTTTGAGCGTATTTTAGAGAGCAAGAAAGGCGATTTATTTAAAAGCGTGGTGGATTTTAGCAAAGAATGGCGTAAGGATAAATATTTGCGTCGTTTGGAGGCTATGATGATTGTGCTAAATTTTGAGCATATTTTTATCCTAAGTGGCACAGGCGATGTTTTGGAGGCTGAAGATGGTAAGATTGCCGCTATTGGAAGTGGGGGTAATTATGCTCTAAGTGCGGCTAGAGCCTTAGATAATTTTGCACATTTAGAGCCAAAAAAGCTCGTAGAAGAATCTTTAAAAATTGCAGGAAATCTCTGCATTTACACTAACACTAATATTAAAATTTTGGAGCTTTAA
- the hslU gene encoding HslU--HslV peptidase ATPase subunit, producing MGKINMTPKEIVAYLDEYIIGQKEAKKFIAIALRNRYRRLQLEKSLQEEITPKNILMIGSTGVGKTEIARRMAKIMKLPFVKVEASKYTEVGFVGRDVESMVRDLVSNSIALVENEHKEKLKDKIEEAVIEKIAKKLLPPLPSGVSEEKKQEYTNSLLKMKQKIAKGELDNQEIEIEVRKKNFEIDSNVPPEILKVQENLIKVFHKEQDSIKKTLSIKEAKEALRAEVSDTLLDSEAIKTEGLKRAQESGVIFIDEIDKIAVGSKDGARQDPSKEGVQRDLLPIVEGSMVSTKYGSIKTEHILFIAAGAFHLSKPSDLIPELQGRFPLRVELESLDEESMYKILTQTKTSIIKQYQALLSVENVEIIFEDSAIKELARLSYNANQNSEDIGARRLHTTIEKVLEDISFEAENYAGQTITITKEQVNSRLENLVADVDLVKYIL from the coding sequence ATGGGTAAAATAAATATGACTCCCAAAGAAATTGTTGCCTATTTGGACGAATATATTATTGGACAAAAAGAGGCAAAAAAGTTTATTGCTATTGCTTTAAGAAATCGTTACAGACGCTTGCAACTTGAAAAGTCTTTGCAAGAGGAAATCACGCCAAAAAATATCTTAATGATTGGTTCTACTGGTGTGGGTAAGACTGAAATTGCAAGAAGAATGGCAAAAATTATGAAACTCCCTTTTGTGAAAGTGGAGGCGAGCAAATACACTGAAGTGGGCTTTGTGGGTCGTGATGTAGAATCTATGGTAAGAGATTTAGTGAGTAATAGCATAGCGCTTGTTGAAAACGAACATAAAGAAAAACTCAAAGATAAAATTGAAGAGGCAGTTATTGAAAAGATTGCTAAAAAACTCTTACCCCCTTTGCCTAGTGGTGTGAGTGAAGAAAAAAAGCAAGAATATACTAATAGTCTTCTAAAGATGAAACAAAAGATTGCTAAGGGTGAATTGGATAATCAAGAGATTGAAATTGAGGTGCGTAAGAAAAACTTTGAAATTGATTCAAATGTGCCTCCAGAAATCTTAAAAGTGCAAGAAAATTTAATTAAAGTTTTTCATAAAGAACAAGATTCTATTAAAAAAACTCTAAGCATTAAAGAGGCTAAAGAGGCTTTAAGGGCTGAAGTAAGCGATACGCTCTTAGATAGCGAGGCAATTAAAACGGAGGGGTTAAAGCGTGCACAAGAATCAGGTGTGATTTTTATTGATGAGATTGATAAAATTGCAGTAGGCTCTAAAGATGGGGCACGCCAAGACCCAAGTAAAGAAGGTGTTCAAAGAGACTTACTGCCTATTGTAGAAGGAAGTATGGTAAGCACCAAATATGGCTCTATTAAGACAGAACATATTCTATTTATTGCAGCAGGGGCTTTTCATTTAAGCAAACCTAGTGATTTAATCCCTGAATTACAAGGGCGTTTCCCTTTAAGAGTGGAGTTAGAGAGTTTGGATGAAGAGAGCATGTATAAAATTCTTACCCAAACTAAAACTTCTATCATCAAACAATATCAAGCTCTTTTAAGCGTAGAGAATGTAGAGATTATTTTTGAAGATAGTGCGATTAAAGAGTTAGCAAGGCTTTCTTATAATGCTAATCAAAATAGTGAAGACATAGGGGCTAGAAGATTACACACTACGATTGAAAAGGTATTAGAAGATATTAGTTTTGAGGCTGAAAACTATGCTGGACAAACTATCACTATCACCAAAGAGCAAGTTAATTCTAGATTAGAAAATTTAGTCGCTGATGTGGATTTAGTTAAATATATTCTATAG
- the era gene encoding GTPase Era, which produces MKTKAGFVALVGKPNAGKSTLLNTLLNLNLALVSHKANATRKLMKCIVPYEDKEGYQSQIIFLDTPGLHHQEKLLNQYMLSEALKAMSDCELCVFLASVHDDLKGYEEFLKLCQKPHIVALSKIDMATEKQVLEKLQAYQTYASQFLALVPLSAKKSRNLDVLLECISTHLEPSPWLYEKDLMSDEKMRDLYKEAIRESLFKFLSDEIPYESDVIIDKFIEEEHIDKVYAYIIVEKESQKKIVIGKNGINIKRIGTQSRLKMQELGDKKVFLDLQVVVQKAWSKEEKSLQKLGYANTHKKQ; this is translated from the coding sequence ATGAAAACAAAGGCAGGTTTTGTAGCTCTAGTTGGTAAGCCAAATGCAGGGAAAAGCACTTTATTAAACACCTTACTGAATCTCAATTTAGCGCTTGTCTCACATAAGGCCAATGCAACAAGAAAGCTAATGAAGTGCATTGTGCCATATGAAGATAAAGAGGGTTATCAAAGCCAAATTATCTTTTTGGATACTCCGGGATTACACCATCAAGAAAAATTACTTAATCAATACATGCTCTCTGAAGCCCTAAAGGCAATGAGCGATTGTGAATTATGCGTATTTTTAGCCTCAGTACATGATGATTTAAAAGGGTATGAAGAGTTTTTAAAATTATGTCAAAAACCCCATATTGTAGCTTTAAGCAAAATTGATATGGCAACAGAAAAACAAGTGCTAGAAAAATTACAAGCTTATCAAACCTATGCGTCTCAATTTTTAGCTCTTGTGCCATTGAGTGCTAAAAAGTCTAGGAATTTAGATGTGCTTTTAGAATGTATTAGCACGCATTTAGAGCCTAGTCCTTGGCTTTATGAAAAAGACTTGATGAGTGATGAGAAAATGCGTGATTTATATAAGGAGGCTATTCGAGAAAGCTTGTTTAAGTTTTTGAGTGATGAAATTCCTTATGAAAGCGATGTAATCATTGATAAATTTATTGAAGAAGAACACATAGATAAAGTCTATGCTTACATTATTGTAGAAAAAGAAAGTCAAAAAAAGATTGTAATAGGCAAAAATGGGATTAATATCAAGCGAATTGGCACTCAATCACGATTAAAAATGCAAGAATTAGGCGATAAAAAAGTTTTTTTAGATTTGCAGGTTGTAGTGCAAAAAGCATGGAGCAAAGAGGAAAAAAGTTTGCAAAAACTTGGCTATGCCAATACGCACAAGAAACAATAA
- a CDS encoding L,D-transpeptidase family protein, producing MKKMLFALLACAWSLDTMHANERLLEILSIYQKQGLQSVGEKLDSYMKDKSFWMDELKDKDTDYGYYENKRFLFVANKSKPSLSFYKIQDNMLEKINDSKALVGSKKGDKIVEGDLATPIGVYRITQKLQHLDQYYGPLAFVTNYPNLYDTLKKRTGHGIWVHGMPLNGDRHELNTKGCIAIENQILSSYDNLLRGEKALLIVYENQFLPSSKGELATILSALYQWKEAWIKGDFERYMSFYNKNFTRYDGMKKSAFREYKKRVFAKKEKKSISFSSINIVPYPNSENKRLFYVVFEQDYKAYQQAKLSYTSNARKELYVEVKDNEMSILIEK from the coding sequence ATGAAAAAAATGCTATTTGCTTTACTGGCGTGTGCATGGAGTTTGGATACAATGCATGCTAATGAGCGCTTATTGGAAATTCTAAGCATTTATCAAAAACAAGGGTTGCAAAGTGTTGGCGAGAAGTTAGATTCCTATATGAAAGACAAGTCTTTTTGGATGGACGAACTTAAAGATAAAGATACAGACTATGGCTATTATGAAAATAAGCGCTTTTTATTTGTGGCCAATAAGTCTAAGCCAAGCCTAAGTTTCTATAAGATTCAAGATAATATGCTTGAAAAAATCAATGATTCTAAAGCCCTTGTTGGCTCTAAAAAGGGCGATAAAATTGTAGAGGGCGATTTAGCTACGCCTATTGGGGTATATCGCATTACACAAAAATTACAACATTTAGACCAATATTATGGCCCTTTAGCCTTTGTTACTAATTATCCTAATTTATACGATACACTTAAAAAGCGCACAGGGCATGGGATTTGGGTGCATGGAATGCCCTTAAATGGCGATAGGCATGAGCTAAATACTAAGGGTTGCATTGCGATTGAAAATCAGATTTTAAGCTCTTATGATAATTTATTAAGGGGCGAAAAGGCGCTTTTGATTGTCTATGAAAATCAATTTTTGCCAAGTTCCAAAGGAGAGTTGGCTACGATTTTAAGCGCACTTTATCAATGGAAAGAGGCTTGGATTAAGGGAGATTTTGAGCGTTATATGAGTTTTTATAATAAAAATTTTACTCGCTATGATGGCATGAAGAAGAGTGCTTTTAGAGAATACAAAAAAAGGGTCTTTGCCAAAAAAGAGAAAAAAAGCATTTCCTTTTCTTCAATCAACATTGTGCCTTATCCCAATTCTGAAAATAAGCGTTTGTTTTATGTGGTATTTGAACAAGACTACAAGGCATATCAGCAAGCCAAACTTTCCTATACTTCAAATGCAAGAAAAGAGCTTTATGTAGAAGTTAAAGATAATGAAATGTCTATTTTAATAGAAAAATAA
- the murI gene encoding glutamate racemase yields MKIGVFDSGMGGLSVLKSLLNANMFAEIIYYGDTARVPYGTKDPKTIKQFGLEALEFFKPHKIELLIVACNTASALALKDMQEHSKIPIVGVIEPSILAIKQQIKNKNAPILVLGTKATIQSNAYANALNLQGYSNISNLATSLFVPLIEEGILGGELLKNCMKYYFHTLTTAPQAIILGCTHFPLIANEITHYFTERFNPPLLIHSGDAIVEYLQQQYALKECLYNPPKIEFFASGDVAWLEKQAKDWLKL; encoded by the coding sequence GTGAAAATAGGTGTTTTTGATAGTGGTATGGGGGGTTTAAGTGTCTTAAAGAGTCTTTTAAACGCTAACATGTTTGCTGAAATTATCTATTATGGCGATACCGCTAGAGTGCCTTATGGCACTAAAGACCCAAAAACTATCAAACAATTTGGCTTAGAGGCTTTAGAGTTTTTCAAGCCACACAAGATTGAATTATTGATTGTAGCATGCAACACAGCGAGCGCTTTAGCTTTAAAAGACATGCAAGAGCATTCAAAAATCCCTATTGTAGGTGTGATTGAGCCAAGTATTTTGGCCATCAAACAACAAATCAAAAATAAAAATGCCCCTATTTTAGTGCTAGGAACAAAGGCTACTATCCAATCTAATGCTTATGCAAACGCCCTTAACTTACAAGGCTATTCTAATATTTCTAATTTAGCCACTTCTCTTTTTGTGCCATTGATTGAAGAGGGAATTTTAGGGGGCGAGCTTTTAAAAAATTGCATGAAGTATTACTTCCATACTCTAACTACAGCCCCACAAGCGATTATTTTAGGTTGCACACACTTTCCTTTGATTGCCAATGAGATTACACACTATTTTACTGAACGCTTTAATCCCCCCCTACTCATTCATTCAGGTGATGCCATTGTGGAATATTTGCAACAACAATATGCTCTCAAAGAATGTTTATATAACCCCCCAAAGATAGAATTTTTTGCAAGCGGTGATGTCGCATGGCTAGAAAAACAAGCTAAAGATTGGCTGAAACTCTAG